The sequence GATAAGGCGCACCGTCCCGGCGTAGGCGGCAATCAGCAGGCGGTACTCCCCGGCAGGTTCGGCAGTTTCAGCCGTCATAAAATCATTGTCATGAACAAAACAGACATAGTCCGGTCTGCATTCGGGTTCCCCTGCGATCATTCGTTCGATTTCTCCGGCGATACCCGCAAGATCGGTTCGGCCGGCTGCAAGTTCTTTTTCTGCATGGAGTATCCCCCTGAAGAGAACCGTCGCCGATTCCCGCTGCTCTTTCGAGAGATAGATGTTTCGTGAACTGACGGCAAGGCCGTTTTCCTCGCGTACGATCGGCGCTCCGATAATCCGGACGTCGAGGTTCAGGTCGCGGACAAGACGGTTGATGACGGCAAGCTGCTGGGCGTCCTTTTCTCCAAACAGGGCGATATGGGGTTTGGTGATAAGCAGCAGTTTTGTGACTACGGTAGCGACGCCGTTGAAGTGTCCGGGACGTTTCATCCCTTCGAGACCTTCCGCGACTGCTCCCGTCTGCACCGTTGTCTGAAAACCTTCAGGATAGATAGCTTCGGGCGAGGGGGCGAACAGGTAATCGACACCGGCGGCTTTTGCGTGTGACGCATCGAGTTCAAAGGGTCTGGGGTAGCGATGGAAATCCTCGTCCGGTCCGAACTGTTTCGGATTGACGAATATGGTCAGGATCACGGTTCCTGCAAGAGATCGAGCCTGTTTGATCAGGCTGAGATGACCTTCATGGAGGGCCCCCATGGTCATGACAACCCCGATGAGCTGACGGTTAAGGCGAAGTTTTTCGACGACAGCCTGCATCTGGCAGGGTTCAGTGATGATCTGCATGTTGCTCGTACTTGTTGGGTAAGGTGTTTTTGCCGGTATTTTTGCTGTTTGCCGGATGAACGACCACGACAAACTCTCCCCGTATTTTTTCATCAGGGAGTTGTTCTTTTATGTTTTCGACAGTTCCGGCAAGGTACTCTTCGTGAATTTTTGTCATCTCCCGGGCAATGAATATCTCCGCATCGGGCAGATGTGCGGTGAGCTCATCGAGCAGCTTCTTTATCCGGTAAGGGGACTCGTAAAGCACGAAGGTCATGCCGAGCGACGAGAGGTATTCCAGACGGCTTTGTCTCCCTTTTTTGTGGGGAAGAAAGCCGGCAAAGAGAAAACTGCTTACCGGCAGAGGGCAGACGGAGAGTGCTGCCGTCAGGGCGCTCGGTCCCGGAATGGGGAGAACGGTGAACCCTTTTTCTCTGAGCGTGCGAACCATGAGATATCCGGGATCGCTGATGACCGGCGTTCCCGCATCGGTAATGAGTGATACATCCAGCCCTTCTTCAAGCAGGCGGGCGATGCGGCTGATTGCCGCCGGTTCGTTGAAGTCGTGGTAACTGACCAGCTGTTTTCCTGTAATTCCGAGATGCCGCAGAAGAATGGAGGCTCTCCGGGTATCTTCGCAGGCGATCGCTTCGGAGTTTGCGAGTGTTTTTATGGCTCTCAGGGTAATATCGTCGAGGTTGCCGAGTGGCGTCGCAACCACATAGAGCGTTCCGCTATGTCTGTGTTCAGAAGGCAAAATAGTAAAGACAGGGTTGCATGTCAGGTTTCTTATGGAAGTTTCGGCATGCTTTTAGTATAATAATAAAAATATGATAAACAGCTATTTCGGTAACGATGAACCCACAGCATCAGCTCCTCTCGGCAAAGGATATTTTCGTTCATTTTCCGCTTAAATCAGGGGGTGTGTCGGGTAAGGCGCGGCGGGTGAGTGCCGTTAACGGGGTTTCGTTCGAGGTGAACAAAGGCGAAACCCTCGGTCTTGTCGGCGAGTCGGGGTGCGGGAAAACCACTCTCGGCAGGGCGCTTATGCGTATCGGGCACGGGATTGTCGACGGAACGGTCGTGTTTGACGGCAGGGAGATATCCTCGTTGAGCAACCGCGCCTTCGGCCCTTTGCGCAAAGAGATGCAGATGATTTTTCAGGACCCCTACGGGTCGCTCAATCCCAGGCTGACCATCGGCCAGACGATTGCCGAGGTGCTTGCCGTTCACCGGCTGGCAAAAGGTGAGGCTGCCCGCAAAAAAACCCTTGAACTGCTTGACATTGTTGGATTGAACAGCGAGTATGCCGACCGGTATCCGCATGAGTTTTCAGGAGGGCAGCGGCAGCGGGTGGGCATTGCAAGAGCACTTGCGGTAAATCCGTCCTTTATCATCTGCGATGAACCGGTATCCGCTCTCGATGTTTCGATTCAGTCGCAGATCATCAACCTCCTGAAAGATCTCCAGCGGGATTTCGGACTTACCTATCTGTTTATCGCTCACGATCTTTCGGTTGTCGAATACATTTCGGACCGCGTCGCGGTGATGTATCTGGGTAAAATCGTCGAGATCACCTCATCGCAGGAACTCTATACCAATCCCAAACACCCCTATACGCGCGCGCTGCTCTCGTCCATACCTGTTCCGGAGCCTGACGGAAAAAAAGAACGGATTCTTCTCAAAGGGGATCTTCCGGGCCCGATGCATATCCCTTCCGGCTGCAGCTTTCATCCGCGTTGTCCGGTTGCGAAGCCGGAGTGCAGCAAGAGGGAGCCCCGGCTGCTGCCGCTCGACGGGAACGATGCCCATCGGGTGAGTTGTCTGCTCTATGAGTGAGTGGTTTTTCCTGCTGTTTGCGCAGGCTTTCTGTCATTGAACCATAGATACCATTATCGGATACCATGAAAGGAAAAAGTTGTCTGCGTACGGGATGTTTTGTGTTTGTGCTCGTTCCGGTGATTATTGCGGTTCTGTTTTTCGCGTTTTTCCGATCTTCGCACGATCTTCCCGATCGTTTCGTTCTGACGGTGCCTCTTGGCGGATCGCTGGAAGAGAGGAGTGCGGAATCTTCGCCGGTACCGTATCTCATGCAGGGCGAATCCCTGTCGTTTCAGGATCTGCTTTTTCTGTTCAACCAGGCCGCGGGCGATAAGCGCATCGACACGGTACTGCTTGAAATCGGCGGATTGCGTACCTCTCCGGCAAAAATAACCGAACTGCGAGAGGCTATCGAGAAAGTCCGGGCCGGCGGACGGAAAGTCGTCGCGTATTTGCATTCGGCAGAGGACAGCGACTATCTGCTGGCTTCCGCCTGCGACTCGATCGTCGTCGAACGAGGCGGTTATCTTCTGCTTGACGGGCTCAAGGCCGAATCGCTCTACTATACGACTCCGCTCGGCAGGATCGGCGTTACTTTTCAGGCCGCACAGTGGAAGAAGTATAAAAGCGGGGTTGAGCCTTATACCAGAACGGCCGCAAGTCCTGAATATATCGAGCAGATCAACGCCCTGCTTGACGACGTCTATGCCGATTATATCGGGTACGTCTCAAAAAGGCGCGGCATCAGTCGCGACTCGCTTGAATCGGTCATTAACAACGTTGCGCTCGTTTCTGCGGCAAAAGCGGTGAAACTCGGTCTTGCCGATGGTGTCGCTACGATATGGGAGCTGAAACGGGCGACAGGCCGCAGGATCAGCGGCAAGGAGCCGGAGGAGAACGACAGGCTGTTCGTTCAGGCAGACAGATATCGCGAAACGCTCGACTGGCCGGTAAAGGCTTCGGGCAGCGAGGCTGTTGCCGTTATCACCCTTTCAGGCCCGATTGTCCGCAGTGTCGGCAGTTCCGCCATGAGCGTTGATGAGGGAACCGATGTCGGCATGCTTCGCCGTTCTCTTGACGCGGCTCTCTCCGATAAAGAGGTCAAGGCGCTTGTTCTGCGTATCGACAGTCCCGGAGGGGATGCGCTGGCTTCTTCCGATATGCTGCAGATGCTTGATTCGGCGGCGGTAAAGAAACCGCTTGTTGTGTCGATGTCGGGCATTGCCGCATCGGGCGGCTACATGGCGGCGCTGGCCGGCAGGGAAGTGTATGCGATGCCGCTTACCGTTACCGGTTCGATAGGCGTTTACGCGCTCAAGCCTGATATCAGCGAGCTTGCACGGAAAGTCGGCCTCGGACGCGATGTGGTTACGCGGGGGCGTTTTGCCGATGCCAATACGGTGTTCAAGCCCCTTGAAGGCGAAGCATATGAAAAATTTATCGGTGCTTCCGGCGATATCTACCTCGATTTCATCGGCAAGGTCGCGGCATCCCGGAAGATGTCGGTTGCCGAAGTCGATTCGGTAGCCGGAGGACGGGTCTGGACCGGCAGGCAGGCGAAACAGAAAGGTCTTGTCGATCATGCGGGAGGGCTTTTTGCCGCGGTCAGGGCAGCCCAGCGACT comes from Chlorobium limicola DSM 245 and encodes:
- the rsmI gene encoding 16S rRNA (cytidine(1402)-2'-O)-methyltransferase; translated protein: MPSEHRHSGTLYVVATPLGNLDDITLRAIKTLANSEAIACEDTRRASILLRHLGITGKQLVSYHDFNEPAAISRIARLLEEGLDVSLITDAGTPVISDPGYLMVRTLREKGFTVLPIPGPSALTAALSVCPLPVSSFLFAGFLPHKKGRQSRLEYLSSLGMTFVLYESPYRIKKLLDELTAHLPDAEIFIAREMTKIHEEYLAGTVENIKEQLPDEKIRGEFVVVVHPANSKNTGKNTLPNKYEQHADHH
- the sppA gene encoding signal peptide peptidase SppA; this encodes MKGKSCLRTGCFVFVLVPVIIAVLFFAFFRSSHDLPDRFVLTVPLGGSLEERSAESSPVPYLMQGESLSFQDLLFLFNQAAGDKRIDTVLLEIGGLRTSPAKITELREAIEKVRAGGRKVVAYLHSAEDSDYLLASACDSIVVERGGYLLLDGLKAESLYYTTPLGRIGVTFQAAQWKKYKSGVEPYTRTAASPEYIEQINALLDDVYADYIGYVSKRRGISRDSLESVINNVALVSAAKAVKLGLADGVATIWELKRATGRRISGKEPEENDRLFVQADRYRETLDWPVKASGSEAVAVITLSGPIVRSVGSSAMSVDEGTDVGMLRRSLDAALSDKEVKALVLRIDSPGGDALASSDMLQMLDSAAVKKPLVVSMSGIAASGGYMAALAGREVYAMPLTVTGSIGVYALKPDISELARKVGLGRDVVTRGRFADANTVFKPLEGEAYEKFIGASGDIYLDFIGKVAASRKMSVAEVDSVAGGRVWTGRQAKQKGLVDHAGGLFAAVRAAQRLAGMDGSKQPQILLYPEQKSWFQMLLEGNPQDIVGSLERMAMRRVLHEVAPQSPYSAMLRMHEMLMRSGEVELLAAMPFEIIIR
- a CDS encoding ABC transporter ATP-binding protein, which encodes MNPQHQLLSAKDIFVHFPLKSGGVSGKARRVSAVNGVSFEVNKGETLGLVGESGCGKTTLGRALMRIGHGIVDGTVVFDGREISSLSNRAFGPLRKEMQMIFQDPYGSLNPRLTIGQTIAEVLAVHRLAKGEAARKKTLELLDIVGLNSEYADRYPHEFSGGQRQRVGIARALAVNPSFIICDEPVSALDVSIQSQIINLLKDLQRDFGLTYLFIAHDLSVVEYISDRVAVMYLGKIVEITSSQELYTNPKHPYTRALLSSIPVPEPDGKKERILLKGDLPGPMHIPSGCSFHPRCPVAKPECSKREPRLLPLDGNDAHRVSCLLYE
- the panC gene encoding pantoate--beta-alanine ligase, translated to MQIITEPCQMQAVVEKLRLNRQLIGVVMTMGALHEGHLSLIKQARSLAGTVILTIFVNPKQFGPDEDFHRYPRPFELDASHAKAAGVDYLFAPSPEAIYPEGFQTTVQTGAVAEGLEGMKRPGHFNGVATVVTKLLLITKPHIALFGEKDAQQLAVINRLVRDLNLDVRIIGAPIVREENGLAVSSRNIYLSKEQRESATVLFRGILHAEKELAAGRTDLAGIAGEIERMIAGEPECRPDYVCFVHDNDFMTAETAEPAGEYRLLIAAYAGTVRLIDNRRFTT